One Helianthus annuus cultivar XRQ/B chromosome 12, HanXRQr2.0-SUNRISE, whole genome shotgun sequence genomic region harbors:
- the LOC110942693 gene encoding uncharacterized protein LOC110942693: MKEIIAEEVGKAIEGSLSGFIDKIQNTVSSLVEERVKRLEDSVNLIKEKSGERKGCSYKEFMACDFVAYGTGQLRGQAKDWWDNKKKEIGAEAARVMTWDEFKVSFLKHHSPKAVINKIKEQFIQLRQKGETIDKITGIFLDKLRFCDELVTTEEQKIYYYYNMLSAEYREFMTPSKYETLTEIITTPREREIELKKQVERGERRAQDVNPSPTKKARTAESRKKVDTKGGSPGCKVCRKGHKGECRFKDKSCPICSKTGYTVSLCPGKILVCYKCYQPGHKKSECPDVVGRRDVKETPAEAPKAMARSFQLTAAEAKTEPDVVSDVEIGDNKSFIVCDICRGCKLSIDDEEYLIDLIPMSMGEFQVVVGMD; this comes from the exons atgaaagaaatTATTGCAGAAGAAGTGgggaaggcaattgaaggtagCCTATCCGGGTTCATAGacaaaattcaaaacacggtGTCATCATTAGTTGAAGAACGGGTCAAAAGGTTGGAAGATAGTGTCAACCTTATAAAAGAAAAATCGGGAGAACGTAAAGGGTGTTCATACAAAGAATttatggcgt GTGATTTTGTTGCTTACGGAACGGGTCAATTGAGGGgtcaagccaaggattggtgggacaatAAAAAGAAGGAAATAGGAGCCGAGGCGGCGAGGGTTATGACTTGGGACGAGTTTAAGGTGTCGTtccttaaacaccatagtcccaaagcggttaTTAACAAGATTAAGGAACAATTCATCCAGCTAAGACAAAAGGGTGAAACAATTGATAAGATCACGGGCATCTTCTTGGATAAGCTGAGATTCTGTGACGAGTTAGTTACCACTGAAGAGcaaaagatatactactattATAACATGCTGAGTGCCGAATACCGGGAGTTTATGACTCCGTCAAAGTACGAAACCCTCACGGAGATTATCACCACCCCCCGGGAGCGGGAGATCGAGTTGAAGAAACAAGTTGAGAGGGGCGAGCGAAGGGCACAggatgtgaatccaagccctacaaagaaagctAGAACTGCTGAATCAAGAAAGAAGGTGGATACTAAAGGCGGGTCGCCAGGTTGTAAAGTGTGCAGAAAGGGGCACAAGGGAGAATGTCGGTTCAAAGACAAATCGTGCCCCATATGTAGTAAAACGGGGTACACGGTGTCTCTATGCCCGGGTAAGATCTTGGTTTGCTACAAATGTTATCAGCCTGGTCACAAAAAGTCTGAATGCCCAGACGTAGTTGGAAGGAGAGACGTTAAAGAAACCCCAGCAGAAGCTCCAAAGGCAATGGCTAGATCCTTCCAACTTACCGCGGCTGAAGCAAAgacagaacccgatgtggtctcag ATGTTGAAATAGGGGACAACAAAAGCTTTATAGTTTGTGATATTTGTCGAGGTTGCAAATTAAGcattgatgatgaagaatatttgatagacctaatcccgatgtcaatgggGGAATTTCAAGTAGTTGTTGGGATGGATTAG